One genomic region from Labeo rohita strain BAU-BD-2019 chromosome 7, IGBB_LRoh.1.0, whole genome shotgun sequence encodes:
- the alpk3b gene encoding alpha-protein kinase 3 isoform X1 produces MSSRRLMNRSLSSDGRFYHGGNDIGSQNRRAGSMSYLSSVRSESSYAGHRFSQFKPSRSTLCSVMAQLTEEIQPTFETTLKSKAVSEDTNVKFSCVVSGYPVPEVTWYKDDMQLDRYCGLPKYEISRDDKTHTLQIYNCTLDDAAIYQASAQNSRGIVSCSGVLEVGTMSEFKIHQNYFAKLKLRNENRRREQDEPQNAGKENVPAVLEDVRMSSPERAQRKRRSPMETRGAGSPSEDKAMEVDAPSQTPPVQVTAAASVHEISNSEIITNRDKDSQGLMYIHDSVNNVSSKQNNEHYVKKKIKISTDATEKIKENRQTGRREEMMNERDGASTEKMEVQNTVAKITSVTEHGNKMDSEKLSVKANKSASEESKKAQVAGITSATDSRNKMDITDRQKSEKQPVKLNKSVSEKPKGAQGVQIASVTESRIKVDITTNKNQKWSVKANKSLSEESKRAQGAQTASVTESKNKMYITHTKTNEKQSEKLNKSVSEESKRAQGTQITSVTEPRKKNYITDTKTNEKQPVKVNKSASEELKRAHYASVTESSNKMDVDIKRSEKQKVNKSVSEESETAQGTQITSVTDSRNKMDITDAKTTEKQPVKVNKRASEESKRAHHASVTESSNKMDIDTKMNEKQSEKVNKSVSEELKRAQGTQITSVTELSNKMDITDTKTNEKLSEKVNKGVSAESKRAQGAQIASVTESGNKLDITDAKTNEKQPVKVNKSASEESKRVHHTSLTESSNKMDIDTKMSEKQSEKVNKGASEESKRAQGTQITSVTESSNKMDTKMTEKQSEKAKESFSESKRVQKPITAQKQLPPKFSMMTQMNKVVESTKLTESDKGTSNLQPQVLDSNQSCNRGVKDNKLTDFDDRGNNTPVGTCVRIFPHSCGGNDVNVDTGERNASARSLRSLAAGDTPIQPTEPICEDVLSFQKEAPVDLKQQPSLMREVTESVTETLSSCHLASQGKKLRTGDQSVASTKSNTLVTKPQNTQPSEKISSGHVSHMLQDGQVTTAMSSSLGDDTSTTMCEKDSKAENQLIKKSDELKGETKLASMALNSMEDSNHSTNQIIVTEFVQLRKTKSDVVQPQTMNNSSISNVKIKDNEAQECQSASFEAIDNVAKMDIQQQSNVTTSELPKSTQSYSSKKGKDHSGPSTFLPQHLKVLPTEFTIPAIYITDMDSISQNGTETKHAVDAVETTETEENTVTSEVTNSKIVSQISNISECTDTMNKTTTVSESEGLRNDHMKTCDADLAEISHRTETDLDLETNSDYFIKQLKLAALDLDKSTQSSTTAKINAAPHIDVSDNVKCGEEVNSAVTELTACKVTIPSETTDQVFNSTTATKTDQKSTFPRTKTEKSETGIAVCLEEANRDSYQGDKLSLKTQPESPLESASNSPAKTSLETYSPRLTRRTVQADLPKPAGNDNVKPQSMDKDKENQFKVPQVIRKIRPEVFDASGHLKLWCQFFNILSDSTIKWYKDEVEIAEIKRSAGDETQVCLAIIRMSKRDCGVYRCTITNEYGKDSTEYLLSAEFLSSMFLREELQEVGEEIEMTPLIFSKGLADAGCWGTKFYGRVTTEEAQVGLGCEHKTRRLKVIYGLDPVFESGSSCFMKVRSPIAYESREETVLAERNLQITKQDCRIQNMAREYFKIFATETRVIESFGAALEVIPLYFMYLPASSIPYATVEAELKGVYLRYCGLDRSGSLVFNEKLEVAQKCSCLQHWIHQWTNGNVLFSRLEGVDTILTNIGIAVRSKGYQGFPCEANPKVFEQFYIQHQCNYFCGLLNLKPLKVPETLQTSPRPKDSSSPLLQRKIAPSSSSPQTPRKSPKVSRKLNPQT; encoded by the exons ATGAGTTCCAGAAGACTGATGAACCGTTCGCTCTCGAGTGATGGAAGGTTCTACCATGGTGGCAATGATATCGGCTCTCAGAATAGAAGGGCTGGCAGTATGAGCTACCTGAGCAGTGTTCGCTCTGAAAGCAG CTATGCTGGCCATAGATTCTCTCAGTTCAAGCCATCCAG GAGCACTCTTTGCAGTGTCATGGCTCAATTAACAGAGGAGATACAGCCAACATTTGAGACCACATTAAAATCCAAAGCTGTCTCTGAGGATACTAATGTCAAGTTCAGCTGTGTGGTCTCAG GCTACCCAGTCCCTGAGGTGACATGGTACAAAGACGACATGCAGCTGGACAGATACTGCGGCCTTCCCAAATATGAAATTTCACGTGATGAcaagacacacacactccaAATATACAA CTGTACTCTGGACGATGCTGCAATTTACCAAGCATCAGCACAGAACAGTCGAGGCATCGTGTCATGTTCAGGGGTGTTGGAGGTGGGAACAATGAGTGAGTTCAAGATTCATCAAAATTACTTTGCAAAGCTTAAACTACGAAACGAGAACCGACGTCGTGAGCAAGACGAGCCTCAAAATGCAGGCAAAGAGAATGTCCCAGCAGTCCTCGAAGATGTCAGGATGAGCAGTCCTGAAAGAGCGCAAAGGAAACGTAGGTCCCCCATGGAGACCAGAGGGGCTGGCAGCCCTTCAGAGGACAAAGCCATGGAGGTGGACGCCCCCAGTCAAACACCTCCTGTTCAAGTGACAGCAGCAGCATCTGTTCATGAAATCTCGAACTCTGAAATAATCACAAACAGAGACAAAGACAGCCAGGGACTAATGTATATCCATGATTCTGTGAACAATGTCTCCAGCAAACAGAATAATGAGCATTATGTCAAAAAGAAGATCAAAATCTCAACGGATGCAACAGAGAAAATTAAGGAAAATAGACAGACTGGAAGAAGGGAAGAGATGATGAATGAGAGAGATGGGGCTTCCACTGAGAAGATGGAGGTACAGAACACGGTCGCTAAGATCACCTCCGTGACTGAACATGGAAACAAAATGGACAGTGAAAAACTGTCagtgaaagcaaacaaaagTGCCTCCGAAGAATCAAAGAAAGCTCAGGTTGCTGGGATCACTTCAGCGACTGACTCTAGAAACAAAATGGAcataacagacagacaaaaaagtgaaaaacaacCAGTGAAACTGAATAAAAGTGTCTCAGAAAAACCAAAGGGAGCTCAGGGTGTTCAGATCGCCTCAGTGACTGAATCAAGAATCAAAGTGGACATAACCACAAATAAGAATCAAAAATGGTCAGTGAAGGCTAACAAAAGTCTCTCAGAAGAATCAAAGAGAGCTCAGGGTGCTCAGACTGCCTCAGTGActgaatcaaaaaacaaaatgtacataacacacacaaaaacaaatgaaaaacagtCTGAGAAATTGAACAAAAGTGTCTCAGAAGAATCAAAGAGAGCTCAGGGTACTCAGATCACCTCAGTGACTGAACcaagaaagaaaaattacataACAGACACAAAAACGAATGAAAAACAGCCAGTGAAAGTAAACAAAAGTGCCTCAGAAGAACTGAAGAGAGCTCACTATGCCTCAGTGACTGAATCAAGTAACAAAATGGATGTAGACATAAAAAGGAGCGAAAAACAGAAAGTGAACAAAAGTGTCTCAGAAGAATCAGAGACAGCCCAGGGTACTCAGATTACCTCAGTGACTGACTCAAGAAACAAAATGGACATAACAGATGCAAAAACTACTGAAAAACAGCCAGTGAAAGTAAACAAAAGAGCCTCAGAAGAATCAAAGAGAGCTCACCATGCCTCAGTGACTGAATCAAGTAACAAAATGGACATAgacacaaaaatgaatgaaaaacagtcagaaaaaGTGAACAAAAGTGTCTCAGAAGAATTGAAAAGAGCTCAGGGTACTCAGATCACCTCGGTGACTGAATTAAGTAACAAAATGGACATAACAGACACAAAGACAAATGAAAAACTGTCAGAGAAAGTGAACAAAGGTGTCTCAGCAGAATCAAAGAGAGCTCAGGGTGCTCAGATTGCCTCAGTGACTGAATCAGGAAACAAACTGGACATAACAGATGcaaaaactaatgaaaaacagccagtaaaagtaaacaaaagtgCCTCAGAAGAATCAAAGAGAGTTCACCATACCTCACTAACTGAATCAAGTAACAAAATGGACATAGACACAAAAATGAGTGAAAAACAGTCAGAGAAAGTGAACAAAGGTGCCTCAGAAGAATCAAAGAGAGCTCAGGGTACTCAGATCACCTCAGTGACTGAATCAAGTAACAAAATGGACACgaaaatgactgaaaaacaGTCAGAGAAAGCAAAAGAAAGTTTCTCAGAGTCAAAGAGGGTTCAAAAGCCCATTACAGCACAGAAACAACTGCCACCGAAGTTTTCCATGATGACCCAGATGAACAAGGTGGTTGAAAGCACAAAGCTAACTGAATCTGACAAAGGGACATCAAACCTCCAACCTCAAGTTCTAGATTCTAACCAGAGCTGTAATCGAGGAGTTAAAGATAACAAGCTCACGGATTTTGATGATCGCGGAAATAATACTCCAGTAGGTACATGTGTGAGGATCTTTCCTCATTCCTGTGGTGGGAATGACGTCAATGTGGACACAGGGGAGAGGAATGCGTCTGCACGCTCTCTTAGGAGCTTG gctGCAGGTGATACTCCCATTCAACCCACAGAGCCAATTTGTGAAGACGTTCTTTCTTTTCAGAAGGAAGCGCCCGTGGATTTAAAGCAGCAACCCTCATTGATGCGTGAGGTCACTGAGAGTGTTACGGAAACACTCAGTTCCTGCCACCTTGCATCACAGGGAAAGAAGCTGAGAACAGGTGATCAGTCTGTCGCATCAACAAAGAGCAATACACTTGTCACTAAGCCTCAAAACACTCAGCCAAGTGAGAAAATCTCCTCAGGTCATGTTTCACACATGCTTCAAGATGGCCAAGTTACAACAGCCATGAGCTCCTCGTTAGGAGATGACACATCAACTACCATGTGTGAGAAGGATAGCAAAGCTGAAAACCAACTCATTAAAAAGTCTGATGAACTTAAAGGTGAAACAAAACTTGCATCCATGGCGTTGAATAGTATGGAAGACTCAAATCATTCCACAAATCAAATCATCGTCACAGAATTTGTACAGCTTCGCAAAACAAAATCAGATGTGGTGCAACCACAGACAATGAACAACTCCTCAATCtctaatgttaaaataaaagataatgaGGCCCAAGAGTGTCAGAGCGCTTCTTTTGAAGCTATAGACAATGTTGCTAAAATGGACATACAGCAACAATCTAATGTAACCACATCTGAACTACCAAAATCAACTCAGAGCTACTCTTCAAAAAAAGGCAAAGATCATTCTGGCCCCTCTACATTCCTCCCCCAACATTTAAAGGTTTTACCCACAGAATTTACCATTCCTGCAATATATATTACAGATATGGACAGCATATCTCAAAATGGTACAGAAACAAAACACGCTGTAGATGCTGTTGAAACCACTGAAACTGAAGAGAATACAGTGACCTCTGAAGTGACAAACAGCAAGATTGTCAGTCAAATAAGTAATATATCTGAATGCACAGACACTATgaacaaaacaacaactgttTCGGAATCAGAAGGTCTGCGTAATGACCACATGAAAACCTGTGACGCTGACTTAGCTGAAATTAGTCATCGTACAGAAACAGATCTTGATTTGGAAACTAATTCTGACTACTTCATAAAACAATTAAAGTTGGCTGCACTGGACCTTGATAAGTCAACTCAAAGCTCCACCACAGCCAAGATAAATGCTGCACCACATATAGATGTGAGTGACAATGTTAAATGTGGTGAGGAAGTAAATTCTGCAGTGACAGAGCTCACTGCCTGTAAGGTAACAATTCCATCCGAGACTACAGACCAGGTCTTCAACTCTACTACTGCCACCAAGACAGATCAAAAGTCTACATTCCCCAGGACTAAAACGGAAAAGAGTGAAACAGGAATAGCCGTATGTCTTGAAGAAGCAAACAGAGATTCATATCAGGGGGACAAATTATCATTGAAGACACAACCTGAATCTCCATTAGAATCAGCCAGTAACTCACCAGCGAAGACATCATTGGAAACATACTCCCCTCGTCTCACCCGGAGGACTGTCCAGGCTGACCTCCCCAAACCTGCAGGAAATGATAATGTTAAACCCCAATCAATGGATAAAGACAAAGAAAACCAATTTAAAG TCCCACAGGTTATCCGTAAAATCCGACCGGAGGTGTTTGATGCCTCTGGACATCTGAAACTCTGGTGTcagtttttcaacatattaagTGATTCAACAATAAAATGGTACAAAGATGAAGTGGAAATTGCTGAGATAAAGAGAAG TGCAGGAGACGAGACTCAAGTGTGCTTGGCTATTATACGGATGTCCAAAAGAGACTGTGGTGTTTACAGATGCACCATTACCAATGAATATGGCAAAGATTCCACAGAGTATCTTCTCAGTGCAgaat TTCTGTCCAGTATGTTTCTGCGTGAGGAGCTCCAGGAAG TTGGGGAGGAGATTGAGATGACTCCTCTAATCTTCAGTAAAGGTCTTGCTGATGCAGGCTGCTGGGGCACAAAGTTTTACGGCCGTGTCACAACAGAAGAAGCTCAGGTTGGACTGGGATGTGAGCACAAAACCAGACGGCTGAAAGTGATCTACGGATTAGATCCTGTGTTTGAGTCGGGCAGCTCATGTTTTATGAAAGTGCGAAGCCCAATTGCATATGAGAGCAGAGAGGAGACTGTTTTAGCTGAAAGGAATCTCCAAATCACAAAACAG GACTGTAGAATTCAGAACATGGCCAGAGAATACTTCAAGATCTTTGCTACAGAGACGAGAGTGATAGAGAGCTTTGGTGCAGCACTGGA GGTAATCCCTCTATACTTCATGTACCTGCCAGCGAGCAGTATTCCTTATGCAACAGTGGAGGCAGAGCTTAAGGGTGTCTATTTGCGGTATTGTGGACTGGATCGCTCAGGGTCACTGGTGTTTAACGAGAAATTAGAAGTGGCACAAAAATGTTCTTGTCTCCAGCACTGGATTCACCAGTGGACGAATGGAAATGTGCTGTTCTCCAGACTTgagg GAGTTGATACAATACTGACAAATATCGGAATAGCAGTCAGGTCAAAAGG GTACCAGGGGTTTCCTTGTGAGGCTAATCCAAAAGTTTTCGAGCAGTTTTATATTCAGCATCAGTGTAATTACTTCTGTGGCCTCTTAAATCTCAAACCTCTCAAAGTCCCTGAAACACTTCAGACTTCACCCAGACCCAAGGACTCGAGCAGCCCGCTACTACAACGAAAAATAGCACCCAGCTCCTCCAGTCCCCAGACCCCACGTAAGAGCCCCAAAGTATCCCGCAAGCTGAACCCACAAACCTAA
- the alpk3b gene encoding alpha-protein kinase 3 isoform X2 gives MSSRRLMNRSLSSDGRFYHGGNDIGSQNRRAGSMSYLSSVRSESRSTLCSVMAQLTEEIQPTFETTLKSKAVSEDTNVKFSCVVSGYPVPEVTWYKDDMQLDRYCGLPKYEISRDDKTHTLQIYNCTLDDAAIYQASAQNSRGIVSCSGVLEVGTMSEFKIHQNYFAKLKLRNENRRREQDEPQNAGKENVPAVLEDVRMSSPERAQRKRRSPMETRGAGSPSEDKAMEVDAPSQTPPVQVTAAASVHEISNSEIITNRDKDSQGLMYIHDSVNNVSSKQNNEHYVKKKIKISTDATEKIKENRQTGRREEMMNERDGASTEKMEVQNTVAKITSVTEHGNKMDSEKLSVKANKSASEESKKAQVAGITSATDSRNKMDITDRQKSEKQPVKLNKSVSEKPKGAQGVQIASVTESRIKVDITTNKNQKWSVKANKSLSEESKRAQGAQTASVTESKNKMYITHTKTNEKQSEKLNKSVSEESKRAQGTQITSVTEPRKKNYITDTKTNEKQPVKVNKSASEELKRAHYASVTESSNKMDVDIKRSEKQKVNKSVSEESETAQGTQITSVTDSRNKMDITDAKTTEKQPVKVNKRASEESKRAHHASVTESSNKMDIDTKMNEKQSEKVNKSVSEELKRAQGTQITSVTELSNKMDITDTKTNEKLSEKVNKGVSAESKRAQGAQIASVTESGNKLDITDAKTNEKQPVKVNKSASEESKRVHHTSLTESSNKMDIDTKMSEKQSEKVNKGASEESKRAQGTQITSVTESSNKMDTKMTEKQSEKAKESFSESKRVQKPITAQKQLPPKFSMMTQMNKVVESTKLTESDKGTSNLQPQVLDSNQSCNRGVKDNKLTDFDDRGNNTPVGTCVRIFPHSCGGNDVNVDTGERNASARSLRSLAAGDTPIQPTEPICEDVLSFQKEAPVDLKQQPSLMREVTESVTETLSSCHLASQGKKLRTGDQSVASTKSNTLVTKPQNTQPSEKISSGHVSHMLQDGQVTTAMSSSLGDDTSTTMCEKDSKAENQLIKKSDELKGETKLASMALNSMEDSNHSTNQIIVTEFVQLRKTKSDVVQPQTMNNSSISNVKIKDNEAQECQSASFEAIDNVAKMDIQQQSNVTTSELPKSTQSYSSKKGKDHSGPSTFLPQHLKVLPTEFTIPAIYITDMDSISQNGTETKHAVDAVETTETEENTVTSEVTNSKIVSQISNISECTDTMNKTTTVSESEGLRNDHMKTCDADLAEISHRTETDLDLETNSDYFIKQLKLAALDLDKSTQSSTTAKINAAPHIDVSDNVKCGEEVNSAVTELTACKVTIPSETTDQVFNSTTATKTDQKSTFPRTKTEKSETGIAVCLEEANRDSYQGDKLSLKTQPESPLESASNSPAKTSLETYSPRLTRRTVQADLPKPAGNDNVKPQSMDKDKENQFKVPQVIRKIRPEVFDASGHLKLWCQFFNILSDSTIKWYKDEVEIAEIKRSAGDETQVCLAIIRMSKRDCGVYRCTITNEYGKDSTEYLLSAEFLSSMFLREELQEVGEEIEMTPLIFSKGLADAGCWGTKFYGRVTTEEAQVGLGCEHKTRRLKVIYGLDPVFESGSSCFMKVRSPIAYESREETVLAERNLQITKQDCRIQNMAREYFKIFATETRVIESFGAALEVIPLYFMYLPASSIPYATVEAELKGVYLRYCGLDRSGSLVFNEKLEVAQKCSCLQHWIHQWTNGNVLFSRLEGVDTILTNIGIAVRSKGYQGFPCEANPKVFEQFYIQHQCNYFCGLLNLKPLKVPETLQTSPRPKDSSSPLLQRKIAPSSSSPQTPRKSPKVSRKLNPQT, from the exons ATGAGTTCCAGAAGACTGATGAACCGTTCGCTCTCGAGTGATGGAAGGTTCTACCATGGTGGCAATGATATCGGCTCTCAGAATAGAAGGGCTGGCAGTATGAGCTACCTGAGCAGTGTTCGCTCTGAAAGCAG GAGCACTCTTTGCAGTGTCATGGCTCAATTAACAGAGGAGATACAGCCAACATTTGAGACCACATTAAAATCCAAAGCTGTCTCTGAGGATACTAATGTCAAGTTCAGCTGTGTGGTCTCAG GCTACCCAGTCCCTGAGGTGACATGGTACAAAGACGACATGCAGCTGGACAGATACTGCGGCCTTCCCAAATATGAAATTTCACGTGATGAcaagacacacacactccaAATATACAA CTGTACTCTGGACGATGCTGCAATTTACCAAGCATCAGCACAGAACAGTCGAGGCATCGTGTCATGTTCAGGGGTGTTGGAGGTGGGAACAATGAGTGAGTTCAAGATTCATCAAAATTACTTTGCAAAGCTTAAACTACGAAACGAGAACCGACGTCGTGAGCAAGACGAGCCTCAAAATGCAGGCAAAGAGAATGTCCCAGCAGTCCTCGAAGATGTCAGGATGAGCAGTCCTGAAAGAGCGCAAAGGAAACGTAGGTCCCCCATGGAGACCAGAGGGGCTGGCAGCCCTTCAGAGGACAAAGCCATGGAGGTGGACGCCCCCAGTCAAACACCTCCTGTTCAAGTGACAGCAGCAGCATCTGTTCATGAAATCTCGAACTCTGAAATAATCACAAACAGAGACAAAGACAGCCAGGGACTAATGTATATCCATGATTCTGTGAACAATGTCTCCAGCAAACAGAATAATGAGCATTATGTCAAAAAGAAGATCAAAATCTCAACGGATGCAACAGAGAAAATTAAGGAAAATAGACAGACTGGAAGAAGGGAAGAGATGATGAATGAGAGAGATGGGGCTTCCACTGAGAAGATGGAGGTACAGAACACGGTCGCTAAGATCACCTCCGTGACTGAACATGGAAACAAAATGGACAGTGAAAAACTGTCagtgaaagcaaacaaaagTGCCTCCGAAGAATCAAAGAAAGCTCAGGTTGCTGGGATCACTTCAGCGACTGACTCTAGAAACAAAATGGAcataacagacagacaaaaaagtgaaaaacaacCAGTGAAACTGAATAAAAGTGTCTCAGAAAAACCAAAGGGAGCTCAGGGTGTTCAGATCGCCTCAGTGACTGAATCAAGAATCAAAGTGGACATAACCACAAATAAGAATCAAAAATGGTCAGTGAAGGCTAACAAAAGTCTCTCAGAAGAATCAAAGAGAGCTCAGGGTGCTCAGACTGCCTCAGTGActgaatcaaaaaacaaaatgtacataacacacacaaaaacaaatgaaaaacagtCTGAGAAATTGAACAAAAGTGTCTCAGAAGAATCAAAGAGAGCTCAGGGTACTCAGATCACCTCAGTGACTGAACcaagaaagaaaaattacataACAGACACAAAAACGAATGAAAAACAGCCAGTGAAAGTAAACAAAAGTGCCTCAGAAGAACTGAAGAGAGCTCACTATGCCTCAGTGACTGAATCAAGTAACAAAATGGATGTAGACATAAAAAGGAGCGAAAAACAGAAAGTGAACAAAAGTGTCTCAGAAGAATCAGAGACAGCCCAGGGTACTCAGATTACCTCAGTGACTGACTCAAGAAACAAAATGGACATAACAGATGCAAAAACTACTGAAAAACAGCCAGTGAAAGTAAACAAAAGAGCCTCAGAAGAATCAAAGAGAGCTCACCATGCCTCAGTGACTGAATCAAGTAACAAAATGGACATAgacacaaaaatgaatgaaaaacagtcagaaaaaGTGAACAAAAGTGTCTCAGAAGAATTGAAAAGAGCTCAGGGTACTCAGATCACCTCGGTGACTGAATTAAGTAACAAAATGGACATAACAGACACAAAGACAAATGAAAAACTGTCAGAGAAAGTGAACAAAGGTGTCTCAGCAGAATCAAAGAGAGCTCAGGGTGCTCAGATTGCCTCAGTGACTGAATCAGGAAACAAACTGGACATAACAGATGcaaaaactaatgaaaaacagccagtaaaagtaaacaaaagtgCCTCAGAAGAATCAAAGAGAGTTCACCATACCTCACTAACTGAATCAAGTAACAAAATGGACATAGACACAAAAATGAGTGAAAAACAGTCAGAGAAAGTGAACAAAGGTGCCTCAGAAGAATCAAAGAGAGCTCAGGGTACTCAGATCACCTCAGTGACTGAATCAAGTAACAAAATGGACACgaaaatgactgaaaaacaGTCAGAGAAAGCAAAAGAAAGTTTCTCAGAGTCAAAGAGGGTTCAAAAGCCCATTACAGCACAGAAACAACTGCCACCGAAGTTTTCCATGATGACCCAGATGAACAAGGTGGTTGAAAGCACAAAGCTAACTGAATCTGACAAAGGGACATCAAACCTCCAACCTCAAGTTCTAGATTCTAACCAGAGCTGTAATCGAGGAGTTAAAGATAACAAGCTCACGGATTTTGATGATCGCGGAAATAATACTCCAGTAGGTACATGTGTGAGGATCTTTCCTCATTCCTGTGGTGGGAATGACGTCAATGTGGACACAGGGGAGAGGAATGCGTCTGCACGCTCTCTTAGGAGCTTG gctGCAGGTGATACTCCCATTCAACCCACAGAGCCAATTTGTGAAGACGTTCTTTCTTTTCAGAAGGAAGCGCCCGTGGATTTAAAGCAGCAACCCTCATTGATGCGTGAGGTCACTGAGAGTGTTACGGAAACACTCAGTTCCTGCCACCTTGCATCACAGGGAAAGAAGCTGAGAACAGGTGATCAGTCTGTCGCATCAACAAAGAGCAATACACTTGTCACTAAGCCTCAAAACACTCAGCCAAGTGAGAAAATCTCCTCAGGTCATGTTTCACACATGCTTCAAGATGGCCAAGTTACAACAGCCATGAGCTCCTCGTTAGGAGATGACACATCAACTACCATGTGTGAGAAGGATAGCAAAGCTGAAAACCAACTCATTAAAAAGTCTGATGAACTTAAAGGTGAAACAAAACTTGCATCCATGGCGTTGAATAGTATGGAAGACTCAAATCATTCCACAAATCAAATCATCGTCACAGAATTTGTACAGCTTCGCAAAACAAAATCAGATGTGGTGCAACCACAGACAATGAACAACTCCTCAATCtctaatgttaaaataaaagataatgaGGCCCAAGAGTGTCAGAGCGCTTCTTTTGAAGCTATAGACAATGTTGCTAAAATGGACATACAGCAACAATCTAATGTAACCACATCTGAACTACCAAAATCAACTCAGAGCTACTCTTCAAAAAAAGGCAAAGATCATTCTGGCCCCTCTACATTCCTCCCCCAACATTTAAAGGTTTTACCCACAGAATTTACCATTCCTGCAATATATATTACAGATATGGACAGCATATCTCAAAATGGTACAGAAACAAAACACGCTGTAGATGCTGTTGAAACCACTGAAACTGAAGAGAATACAGTGACCTCTGAAGTGACAAACAGCAAGATTGTCAGTCAAATAAGTAATATATCTGAATGCACAGACACTATgaacaaaacaacaactgttTCGGAATCAGAAGGTCTGCGTAATGACCACATGAAAACCTGTGACGCTGACTTAGCTGAAATTAGTCATCGTACAGAAACAGATCTTGATTTGGAAACTAATTCTGACTACTTCATAAAACAATTAAAGTTGGCTGCACTGGACCTTGATAAGTCAACTCAAAGCTCCACCACAGCCAAGATAAATGCTGCACCACATATAGATGTGAGTGACAATGTTAAATGTGGTGAGGAAGTAAATTCTGCAGTGACAGAGCTCACTGCCTGTAAGGTAACAATTCCATCCGAGACTACAGACCAGGTCTTCAACTCTACTACTGCCACCAAGACAGATCAAAAGTCTACATTCCCCAGGACTAAAACGGAAAAGAGTGAAACAGGAATAGCCGTATGTCTTGAAGAAGCAAACAGAGATTCATATCAGGGGGACAAATTATCATTGAAGACACAACCTGAATCTCCATTAGAATCAGCCAGTAACTCACCAGCGAAGACATCATTGGAAACATACTCCCCTCGTCTCACCCGGAGGACTGTCCAGGCTGACCTCCCCAAACCTGCAGGAAATGATAATGTTAAACCCCAATCAATGGATAAAGACAAAGAAAACCAATTTAAAG TCCCACAGGTTATCCGTAAAATCCGACCGGAGGTGTTTGATGCCTCTGGACATCTGAAACTCTGGTGTcagtttttcaacatattaagTGATTCAACAATAAAATGGTACAAAGATGAAGTGGAAATTGCTGAGATAAAGAGAAG TGCAGGAGACGAGACTCAAGTGTGCTTGGCTATTATACGGATGTCCAAAAGAGACTGTGGTGTTTACAGATGCACCATTACCAATGAATATGGCAAAGATTCCACAGAGTATCTTCTCAGTGCAgaat TTCTGTCCAGTATGTTTCTGCGTGAGGAGCTCCAGGAAG TTGGGGAGGAGATTGAGATGACTCCTCTAATCTTCAGTAAAGGTCTTGCTGATGCAGGCTGCTGGGGCACAAAGTTTTACGGCCGTGTCACAACAGAAGAAGCTCAGGTTGGACTGGGATGTGAGCACAAAACCAGACGGCTGAAAGTGATCTACGGATTAGATCCTGTGTTTGAGTCGGGCAGCTCATGTTTTATGAAAGTGCGAAGCCCAATTGCATATGAGAGCAGAGAGGAGACTGTTTTAGCTGAAAGGAATCTCCAAATCACAAAACAG GACTGTAGAATTCAGAACATGGCCAGAGAATACTTCAAGATCTTTGCTACAGAGACGAGAGTGATAGAGAGCTTTGGTGCAGCACTGGA GGTAATCCCTCTATACTTCATGTACCTGCCAGCGAGCAGTATTCCTTATGCAACAGTGGAGGCAGAGCTTAAGGGTGTCTATTTGCGGTATTGTGGACTGGATCGCTCAGGGTCACTGGTGTTTAACGAGAAATTAGAAGTGGCACAAAAATGTTCTTGTCTCCAGCACTGGATTCACCAGTGGACGAATGGAAATGTGCTGTTCTCCAGACTTgagg GAGTTGATACAATACTGACAAATATCGGAATAGCAGTCAGGTCAAAAGG GTACCAGGGGTTTCCTTGTGAGGCTAATCCAAAAGTTTTCGAGCAGTTTTATATTCAGCATCAGTGTAATTACTTCTGTGGCCTCTTAAATCTCAAACCTCTCAAAGTCCCTGAAACACTTCAGACTTCACCCAGACCCAAGGACTCGAGCAGCCCGCTACTACAACGAAAAATAGCACCCAGCTCCTCCAGTCCCCAGACCCCACGTAAGAGCCCCAAAGTATCCCGCAAGCTGAACCCACAAACCTAA